A single window of Helicobacter pylori DNA harbors:
- a CDS encoding UDP-N-acetylmuramate dehydrogenase: protein MLETTIDFSRYSSVKIGTPLKVSVLENDDEISQEHQIIGLANNLLIAPSAKNLALLGKNYDYICDHGECVEIGGAANSSKIFNYFRANDLGGLEFLGQLPGTLGALVKMNAGMKEFEIKNILESACINGEWLEKEALGLGYRSSGFGGVVLRARFKKTHGFRQEVLKACQSMRKSHPKLPNFGSCFKNPPNDYAGRLLEGVGLRGYRLKRVGFAKEHANFLVNLGGAGFEEALDLIELAKTRVLQEYGIHLEEEVKILR, encoded by the coding sequence ATGCTAGAAACCACCATTGATTTTTCTCGTTACAGCAGCGTGAAGATCGGCACGCCTTTAAAAGTGAGCGTTTTAGAAAACGATGATGAAATTTCTCAAGAACACCAGATCATAGGCTTAGCGAATAACCTTTTGATCGCTCCTAGCGCGAAAAATCTCGCTTTATTAGGAAAAAACTACGATTATATTTGCGATCATGGCGAATGCGTTGAAATAGGGGGAGCAGCCAACTCGTCTAAAATTTTTAATTATTTTAGGGCGAATGATTTAGGGGGTTTGGAGTTTTTAGGGCAATTGCCTGGCACTTTAGGGGCGTTAGTTAAAATGAATGCTGGCATGAAAGAATTTGAAATCAAAAACATTTTAGAAAGCGCTTGTATTAATGGCGAATGGCTAGAAAAAGAGGCTTTGGGGCTGGGCTATCGCAGCAGTGGGTTTGGCGGCGTTGTTTTAAGGGCTAGGTTTAAAAAAACGCATGGTTTTAGACAAGAAGTTTTAAAAGCGTGTCAAAGCATGCGAAAAAGCCACCCCAAATTGCCTAATTTTGGGAGCTGTTTCAAAAACCCGCCTAACGATTATGCGGGCAGGCTTTTAGAGGGCGTGGGCTTAAGGGGTTATCGCTTGAAAAGAGTGGGCTTTGCCAAAGAGCATGCGAATTTTTTGGTGAATTTGGGGGGTGCAGGATTTGAAGAAGCCCTAGATTTGATAGAACTCGCCAAAACCAGAGTGTTACAAGAATACGGCATTCATTTAGAAGAAGAAGTGAAGATTTTAAGGTAG
- the rlmN gene encoding 23S rRNA (adenine(2503)-C(2))-methyltransferase RlmN, which translates to MKASIYDFTLKELSQLLKPSFRAKQLYLWLYAKYKTSFKDMQNNFSKDFIAYLEQEFTLRTIEITHVRESVDGSKKYLFKSLRDNHTFEAVLLKMKDKKIDEKTNAILEREKYTVCVSCQIGCQVGCTFCFTQKGGFVRNLEASEIIQQALLIKEDNNLPIEKALNIVFMGMGEPLNNLDEVCKAIEIFNTGMQISPKRITISTSGVADKIPILAGKNLGVQLAISLHAVDNKTRSSLMPLNKKYNIECVLNEVRKWPLEQRKRVMFEYLLIKDLNDSLDCAKKLLKLLNGIKSKVNLILFNPHEGSKFERPSLESARMFADFLNAKGLLCTIRESKALDIEAACGQLREKKLSQQI; encoded by the coding sequence ATGAAAGCTAGCATTTATGATTTCACTCTAAAGGAATTGAGCCAGCTTTTAAAACCAAGCTTTAGGGCTAAACAGCTTTATTTGTGGCTCTATGCGAAGTATAAAACAAGCTTTAAAGACATGCAAAATAATTTTTCAAAAGATTTTATCGCTTATTTGGAGCAAGAATTTACTTTGCGCACGATAGAAATCACGCATGTGAGGGAGAGCGTTGATGGCTCTAAAAAATACCTTTTTAAATCTTTAAGGGACAACCACACTTTTGAAGCGGTGTTGTTGAAAATGAAAGACAAAAAGATTGATGAAAAGACGAACGCCATTTTAGAGAGGGAAAAATACACCGTGTGCGTGTCTTGTCAAATCGGCTGTCAAGTGGGTTGCACGTTTTGTTTCACTCAAAAAGGCGGTTTTGTAAGGAATTTAGAAGCGAGCGAGATTATCCAGCAAGCCCTACTCATTAAAGAAGACAATAACCTCCCCATTGAAAAAGCGCTCAACATTGTTTTTATGGGAATGGGCGAGCCTTTGAACAATTTAGATGAGGTGTGTAAAGCGATTGAGATTTTTAATACCGGCATGCAAATTTCACCTAAAAGAATCACCATTTCCACGAGTGGCGTGGCCGATAAAATCCCTATTTTAGCGGGCAAAAATTTAGGCGTGCAATTAGCCATATCCTTACACGCCGTAGATAACAAAACGCGCTCGTCTTTAATGCCCTTGAATAAAAAATACAACATTGAATGCGTTTTGAATGAAGTGAGGAAATGGCCTTTAGAGCAGCGAAAAAGAGTGATGTTTGAATACCTTTTGATTAAAGATCTAAACGATAGCCTGGATTGCGCTAAAAAACTTTTAAAACTTTTAAACGGCATTAAATCCAAAGTGAATTTGATTTTATTCAACCCGCATGAAGGCTCTAAGTTTGAACGCCCTAGCTTAGAGAGCGCTAGAATGTTTGCGGATTTTTTAAACGCCAAAGGCTTATTATGCACCATTAGAGAGTCTAAAGCCTTGGATATTGAAGCGGCTTGCGGGCAATTGAGGGAGAAAAAACTCTCCCAGCAAATTTGA
- a CDS encoding KpsF/GutQ family sugar-phosphate isomerase: MSMLPDYNAIAVQVLRDEASALLESVKQFQEPNDLEAVVKLILKSQEKGGKLVIVGVGKSALVAQKIAASMLSTGNRSAFLHPTEAMHGDLGMVEKNDVILMISYGGESLELLNLVSHLKRLSHKIITFTKSPNSSISKLGDYYLSLKIKKEACPINTAPTTSTTLTLALGDVLMACLMRAKNFSQEDFASFHPGGLLGKKLFVKVKDLLQTTNLPLIAPNTSFKDALIEMSEKRLGSAILVNEANELVGVLSDGDVRRALLKGLSLESEVKHFATLKPKSFKNLDALLLEALEFLERHKIQLLVCVDDCNKVLGVLHLHQLLELGLKA; encoded by the coding sequence ATGTCCATGCTACCTGATTACAACGCTATCGCCGTGCAAGTCTTAAGAGATGAAGCGAGTGCGCTTTTAGAAAGCGTTAAGCAATTCCAAGAACCTAACGATTTAGAAGCGGTTGTCAAGCTCATTTTAAAAAGCCAAGAAAAAGGGGGTAAGCTTGTGATAGTGGGCGTGGGTAAGAGCGCTTTAGTGGCGCAAAAAATCGCTGCTTCTATGCTAAGCACCGGTAACAGGAGCGCGTTTTTACACCCTACAGAAGCCATGCATGGGGATTTGGGCATGGTGGAAAAAAACGATGTGATCTTAATGATTAGCTATGGGGGCGAGTCTTTAGAATTATTGAATCTGGTGAGCCATTTAAAACGCTTGAGCCATAAAATCATCACTTTCACTAAAAGCCCTAATAGTTCGATCTCTAAACTCGGCGATTATTATTTGAGCTTGAAAATTAAAAAAGAAGCTTGCCCGATCAACACCGCTCCAACGACTTCCACCACCCTAACTTTAGCGTTAGGCGATGTTTTAATGGCATGCTTGATGCGAGCGAAAAATTTTAGCCAAGAAGATTTTGCCTCCTTTCATCCGGGCGGGCTTTTGGGCAAAAAACTTTTTGTCAAAGTTAAAGATTTACTGCAAACCACGAACCTCCCCTTAATCGCTCCTAACACAAGTTTTAAAGACGCGCTCATAGAAATGAGTGAAAAACGCCTAGGCAGCGCGATTTTAGTCAATGAGGCTAACGAGCTTGTGGGGGTGTTAAGCGATGGCGATGTCCGCAGAGCGTTATTAAAAGGGCTTAGTTTGGAGAGCGAAGTGAAGCATTTTGCCACTTTAAAACCTAAAAGCTTTAAGAATTTAGACGCTCTTCTTTTAGAGGCGTTAGAATTTTTAGAACGCCATAAGATCCAGCTTTTAGTGTGCGTAGATGATTGTAATAAGGTTTTAGGGGTCTTGCACTTGCACCAACTTTTAGAATTAGGGCTTAAAGCATGA
- a CDS encoding phosphoethanolamine transferase, translated as MFSDTISKEAHTSDVFESLLNYSDAETTKPWYHYHNMIDIFKRSHYETFWLEKQIVDEWGITQNLVSNRSKNRYYILGNYGQYDEELVKFYSKNIPSQLKSKNFIVFHLIGSHSWYADRFPKSFAKFKPSDLSFSNLHVSNDRDKQIVADYVNSLYYNDFVLNGIFNLFKDKDAIVFYLSDHAQDIFESGPTYGHSCSKAGLEIPFMIYVSDIFKEKHPEKVKLIKNALNKPFMSDDLIHSLLPLVGIHTKDEIESKNLFNPKFDTQRKRAVCYGSMDYDRTK; from the coding sequence GTGTTTTCTGACACGATAAGCAAAGAAGCCCACACCTCTGATGTCTTTGAAAGCCTGCTCAATTATAGCGATGCTGAAACGACTAAACCTTGGTATCATTACCACAACATGATAGATATTTTCAAGCGATCCCATTATGAAACTTTTTGGTTAGAAAAACAAATCGTCGATGAATGGGGGATCACACAAAATCTAGTCTCTAATCGTTCTAAAAACCGCTACTATATTTTGGGAAACTATGGTCAATACGATGAAGAGTTGGTGAAATTTTATTCTAAAAATATCCCATCCCAATTAAAAAGCAAGAATTTTATCGTGTTCCATTTGATTGGCTCTCATTCTTGGTATGCCGATCGTTTCCCTAAAAGCTTCGCCAAATTCAAACCAAGCGATTTGTCTTTTTCTAATTTGCATGTGAGCAATGATAGAGACAAGCAAATCGTCGCTGATTATGTCAATTCGCTTTATTATAACGACTTTGTTTTGAATGGGATTTTTAACCTCTTTAAAGATAAAGACGCTATTGTGTTTTATTTGAGCGATCATGCACAAGATATTTTTGAAAGCGGCCCTACTTATGGGCATAGCTGTTCTAAAGCGGGATTAGAAATCCCTTTTATGATTTATGTGAGCGATATTTTTAAAGAAAAACACCCCGAGAAAGTGAAGTTGATTAAAAACGCTTTAAACAAACCTTTCATGAGCGATGATTTAATCCATTCTCTTTTGCCTTTGGTGGGCATTCACACTAAAGATGAAATAGAGAGTAAAAACCTTTTTAACCCTAAATTTGACACTCAAAGAAAAAGGGCTGTTTGTTATGGTAGCATGGATTATGATAGGACTAAATAA
- the ileS gene encoding isoleucine--tRNA ligase produces the protein MKEYKDTLNLNTTTFSMKGNLSVNEPKTYAKWQEQQAFKRMQARKDNHGDFTLHDGPPYANGHLHLGHALNKILKDIVVKREYFKGNKIYYTPGWDCHGLPIEQQILERLEKEKTSLENPTLFREKCRDHAKKFLEIQKNEFLQLGVLGDFEDPYKTMDFKFEASIYRALVGVAKKGLLKERHKPIYWSYACESALAEAEVEYKMKKSPSIFVAFGLKKESLEKLKVKKASLVIWTTTPWTLYANVAIALKKDALYTLTQKGYLVAKALHEKLAALGVVDNAITHEFNSNDLEYLVATNPLNQRDSLVVLGDHVSLEDGTGAVHTAPGHGEEDYYLGLKYNLEVLMSVDEKGCYDEGIIRNQLLDESYLGEHVFKAQKRIMEQLGDSLLLEQEIEHSYPHCWRTHKPVIYRATTQWFILMDEPFIQNDGSQKTLREVALSAIEKVEFVPSSGKNRLKTMIENRPDWCLSRQRKWGVPLAFFIDKRTNKPCFESEVLEHVANLFEKKGCDVWWEYNIKDLLPPSYQDNAKHYEKVMHILDVWFDSGSTFKAVLEDYHGEKGQSPSDVVLEGSDQHRGWFQSSLLIGCVLNNQAPFKKVITHGFIVDEKGEKMSKSKGNVVSLDNLLKKHGSDVVRLWVAFNDYQNDLRVSQTFFIQTEQHYKKFRNTLKFLLANFNDMDLKNLERPHDFSPLDHFILEALETTSTGVNSAFEEHDLVKGLNVLMAFVTNELSGIYLDACKDSLYCDSKNNKKRQAIQMVLLATASKLCYFLAPILTHTIEEVLEHSEVLCAFLQAKDVFDLKGISVLEKLHLKEFKKPENFEAVLALRSAFNEELDRLKKEGVIKNSLECAIEVKEKALCENLVEELLMVSFVGTAKEKLSETPAFTLFKAPFYKCPRCWRFKSELENTPCKRCEEVLKER, from the coding sequence GTGAAAGAATACAAAGACACCCTAAACTTAAACACAACCACCTTTTCTATGAAAGGGAATTTGAGCGTTAATGAGCCTAAAACTTACGCTAAATGGCAAGAACAACAAGCGTTCAAACGCATGCAAGCTAGGAAAGATAACCATGGGGATTTCACTTTGCATGACGGGCCGCCTTATGCGAACGGGCATTTGCATTTAGGGCATGCCTTAAATAAGATTTTAAAAGACATTGTCGTTAAAAGGGAATATTTTAAAGGGAATAAAATCTATTACACGCCCGGTTGGGATTGCCATGGCTTACCCATTGAGCAGCAAATTTTAGAGCGATTAGAAAAAGAAAAAACGAGCCTGGAAAACCCCACGCTGTTTAGAGAAAAATGCCGAGATCATGCGAAGAAATTTTTAGAAATCCAAAAGAATGAATTTTTGCAATTAGGCGTTTTGGGGGACTTTGAAGATCCTTATAAAACCATGGACTTTAAATTTGAAGCGAGCATTTATAGGGCTTTAGTGGGAGTGGCTAAAAAAGGGCTTTTGAAAGAGCGCCATAAGCCTATTTATTGGAGTTATGCATGCGAGAGCGCTTTAGCGGAAGCTGAAGTGGAATACAAGATGAAAAAATCGCCCTCCATTTTCGTGGCGTTTGGTTTGAAAAAGGAGAGTTTAGAAAAGTTAAAAGTCAAAAAAGCGAGCTTAGTGATTTGGACGACCACGCCTTGGACTTTGTATGCGAATGTGGCGATCGCTTTGAAAAAAGACGCCCTTTATACGCTCACCCAAAAAGGCTATTTAGTCGCTAAAGCCTTGCATGAAAAATTAGCCGCTTTAGGGGTGGTGGATAATGCGATCACGCATGAATTTAATTCCAATGATTTAGAATATTTAGTGGCTACAAACCCACTCAATCAAAGGGATTCGCTAGTGGTTTTAGGGGATCATGTGAGTTTAGAAGACGGCACAGGAGCCGTGCATACCGCGCCTGGGCATGGTGAAGAGGATTATTATTTAGGCTTAAAATATAATTTAGAAGTGTTAATGTCCGTAGATGAGAAAGGTTGCTATGATGAGGGCATTATCCGTAACCAATTATTAGATGAAAGCTATTTGGGCGAGCATGTTTTTAAGGCTCAAAAACGCATTATGGAGCAATTGGGCGATTCTTTATTGCTAGAGCAAGAGATTGAGCATTCCTACCCGCATTGCTGGAGGACGCACAAGCCTGTGATTTACAGAGCGACCACACAATGGTTTATTTTAATGGATGAGCCTTTCATCCAAAATGACGGCTCTCAAAAAACCTTAAGAGAAGTGGCTTTGAGTGCGATTGAAAAGGTGGAATTTGTGCCAAGCAGCGGGAAAAACCGCCTGAAAACCATGATAGAAAACCGCCCTGATTGGTGCTTGAGCCGGCAAAGAAAATGGGGCGTGCCACTGGCCTTTTTCATAGACAAACGCACGAATAAGCCTTGTTTTGAGAGCGAAGTTTTAGAACATGTGGCGAATCTTTTTGAAAAAAAAGGCTGTGATGTGTGGTGGGAATATAACATAAAAGATTTATTGCCACCTAGCTATCAAGATAACGCCAAGCATTACGAAAAAGTCATGCACATTTTAGATGTGTGGTTTGATAGCGGTAGCACTTTTAAGGCGGTTTTAGAAGACTATCATGGAGAAAAAGGGCAAAGCCCTAGCGATGTGGTTTTAGAAGGGAGCGATCAGCATAGGGGGTGGTTTCAAAGCTCGCTTCTAATCGGTTGTGTTTTAAACAACCAAGCCCCTTTTAAAAAGGTCATTACGCATGGCTTCATTGTAGATGAAAAGGGCGAGAAAATGAGCAAATCTAAGGGCAATGTGGTGTCTTTGGACAACTTACTCAAAAAGCATGGGAGCGATGTGGTGCGTTTGTGGGTAGCGTTTAATGACTATCAAAACGATTTGAGGGTCTCTCAAACCTTTTTCATTCAAACAGAACAGCATTATAAAAAATTCCGCAACACCCTAAAATTCTTACTCGCCAATTTTAACGATATGGATCTCAAAAATTTAGAACGCCCCCATGACTTCAGCCCTTTAGATCATTTTATATTAGAGGCTTTAGAAACAACAAGCACCGGAGTCAATAGCGCGTTTGAAGAGCATGATTTGGTGAAGGGATTGAATGTTTTAATGGCGTTTGTTACCAATGAATTGAGCGGGATTTATTTAGACGCTTGCAAGGATAGCTTGTATTGCGACAGCAAAAACAATAAAAAACGCCAAGCCATTCAAATGGTCTTACTCGCTACAGCTAGTAAGTTGTGCTACTTTTTAGCTCCGATTTTAACGCACACGATTGAAGAAGTTTTAGAGCATAGCGAGGTGCTTTGCGCATTTTTACAAGCCAAAGATGTGTTTGATTTAAAAGGCATTAGCGTTTTAGAAAAACTCCACCTTAAAGAGTTTAAAAAGCCAGAAAATTTTGAAGCCGTTTTAGCCTTGCGGTCTGCCTTTAATGAAGAGTTAGACCGCTTGAAAAAAGAAGGCGTGATCAAAAATTCGTTGGAATGCGCTATTGAAGTGAAAGAAAAAGCGTTGTGTGAAAATTTAGTAGAAGAATTGCTGATGGTAAGCTTTGTAGGGACTGCAAAAGAAAAATTGAGCGAAACGCCAGCATTCACGCTCTTTAAAGCCCCTTTTTATAAATGCCCCAGGTGTTGGCGTTTTAAAAGCGAGCTAGAAAACACCCCTTGCAAGCGCTGCGAAGAGGTTTTAAAAGAGCGATGA
- the fliI gene encoding flagellar protein export ATPase FliI: MPLKSLKNRLNQHFDLSPRYGSVKKIMPNIVYADGFNPSVGDVVKIEKSDGSECVGMVVVAEKEQFGFTPFNFVEGARAGDKVLFLKEGLNFPVGRNLLGRVLNPLGQVIDNKGALDYERLAPVITTPIAPLKRGLIDEVFSVGVKSIDGLLTCGKGQKLGIFAGSGVGKSTLMGMITRGCLAPIKVIALIGERGREIPEFIEKNLKGDLSSCVLVVATSDDSPLMRKYGAFCAMSVAEYFKNQGLDVLFIMDSVTRFAMAQREIGLALGEPPTSKGYPPSALSLLPQLMERAGKEENKGSITAFFSVLVEGDDLSDPIADQARSILDGHIVLSRELTDYGIYPPINILNSASRVAKDIISESQNLYARKFRRLYALLKENEMLIRIGSYQMGNDKELDEAIKKKALMEQFLVQDENALQPFEQSFQQLEEILR, translated from the coding sequence ATGCCCCTAAAATCCTTAAAAAACCGCTTGAATCAGCATTTTGATCTATCGCCTCGCTACGGGAGCGTGAAAAAAATCATGCCCAATATCGTTTATGCGGATGGTTTTAACCCGTCTGTGGGCGATGTGGTGAAGATTGAAAAAAGCGATGGCAGCGAATGCGTGGGAATGGTGGTGGTGGCAGAAAAAGAGCAGTTTGGTTTCACGCCTTTTAATTTTGTAGAGGGGGCTAGGGCTGGCGATAAGGTGCTGTTCTTAAAAGAGGGGTTGAATTTCCCTGTGGGCCGTAATCTTTTAGGGAGGGTGCTTAACCCTTTAGGGCAAGTCATTGACAATAAGGGGGCGCTAGATTATGAACGGTTAGCGCCTGTGATCACAACGCCTATAGCCCCTTTAAAAAGAGGCTTGATTGATGAGGTCTTTAGCGTGGGGGTGAAGAGCATTGATGGGCTTTTGACTTGCGGTAAGGGGCAAAAACTGGGTATTTTTGCCGGCTCTGGGGTGGGTAAATCCACGCTAATGGGCATGATCACTAGGGGTTGCTTAGCGCCCATTAAAGTGATCGCTTTGATTGGGGAAAGGGGCAGAGAAATCCCTGAATTTATAGAGAAAAACTTAAAAGGGGATTTAAGCTCTTGCGTGTTGGTGGTCGCTACAAGCGATGATAGCCCTTTGATGCGCAAATACGGGGCCTTTTGTGCGATGAGCGTGGCGGAATATTTTAAAAATCAAGGGCTAGACGTGTTGTTTATCATGGATTCAGTGACTCGTTTCGCTATGGCTCAAAGAGAAATCGGTTTGGCCTTAGGCGAACCGCCCACTTCCAAAGGCTACCCCCCATCCGCGCTTTCTTTATTGCCTCAATTAATGGAGAGGGCGGGCAAGGAAGAAAATAAGGGGAGCATTACGGCTTTTTTTAGCGTGCTAGTAGAGGGCGATGATTTGAGCGATCCTATAGCCGATCAAGCTAGGAGTATTTTAGATGGGCATATTGTCTTAAGCAGGGAATTAACCGACTATGGGATCTACCCGCCTATTAATATTTTAAACTCCGCATCAAGGGTGGCTAAAGACATCATCAGCGAGTCTCAAAACCTTTATGCGAGGAAATTCCGCCGTTTGTATGCGTTATTGAAAGAAAATGAAATGCTCATTCGCATCGGCTCTTATCAAATGGGGAACGATAAAGAGCTTGATGAAGCGATTAAGAAAAAGGCTTTAATGGAGCAGTTTTTAGTGCAAGATGAAAACGCTTTGCAGCCTTTTGAACAAAGCTTTCAGCAATTAGAAGAAATCTTAAGATAA
- a CDS encoding RNA-binding S4 domain-containing protein, which translates to MRIDKFLQSVGLVKRRVLATDMCNVGAVWLNGSCAKASKEVKIGDVISLHYLKGIEEYTILQIPTLKNVPRKDTHLYIAPKTKE; encoded by the coding sequence ATGCGAATAGATAAATTTTTACAATCAGTGGGTTTAGTGAAGCGGCGCGTTTTAGCGACAGATATGTGCAATGTGGGAGCGGTGTGGCTCAATGGGAGTTGCGCTAAGGCTAGTAAAGAAGTGAAAATTGGCGATGTGATTAGCTTGCACTATTTAAAAGGGATAGAAGAATACACGATTTTACAAATCCCCACTTTAAAAAATGTGCCACGAAAAGACACACACCTTTATATCGCTCCTAAAACAAAAGAATAA
- the fliQ gene encoding flagellar biosynthesis protein FliQ, with amino-acid sequence MESQLMKLAIETYKITLMISLPVLLAGLVVGLLVSIFQATTQINEMTLSFVPKILAVIGVLILTMPWMTNMLLDYTKTLIKLIPKIIG; translated from the coding sequence ATGGAATCACAACTCATGAAACTCGCCATTGAGACTTATAAAATCACTTTGATGATTTCTTTACCGGTATTACTAGCGGGCTTAGTGGTGGGGCTGTTAGTCAGTATTTTTCAAGCGACCACTCAAATCAATGAAATGACTTTGTCTTTTGTGCCTAAGATTTTAGCCGTGATTGGGGTGCTGATTTTAACCATGCCGTGGATGACGAACATGCTTTTAGATTACACTAAAACCTTAATCAAGCTCATTCCTAAAATCATAGGCTAG
- a CDS encoding CpaF/VirB11 family protein: protein METLQTHRVLQALIGHFTPFLESGITELIINTEQELWLYKIDNTREKRGHALFDKAFLLRFCEQLASFRGLFFDEEHPTLNCSIPFTRYRVSANHFSITTNNQITLNIRVPRLKPLSLDDFAFKASDPKGLKNLALKGHNILISGETSSGKTSLLNALLDCVNKNERVVSVEDSQELDLKAFSNCVGLLVGKQENTRFNYEDALNMAMRLNPDRLIVGEIDTRNAALFLRLGNTGHKGMLSTIHANSAQNTLEALSLNLSMRYTHSLDKDLMRAYFKSAIDVIVHVNRINNERQIAEVLWTKEL, encoded by the coding sequence TTGGAAACTTTACAAACCCATAGAGTTTTACAAGCCCTAATCGGCCATTTCACCCCATTTTTAGAAAGCGGGATCACCGAGCTTATCATCAACACCGAGCAAGAGCTTTGGCTTTATAAGATCGATAACACACGAGAAAAAAGAGGGCATGCGCTTTTTGATAAGGCGTTTTTGTTGAGGTTTTGCGAGCAATTGGCTAGTTTTAGGGGGTTGTTTTTTGATGAAGAGCACCCCACTTTAAATTGTTCTATCCCTTTCACGCGCTATAGGGTGAGCGCGAATCATTTTAGCATCACTACCAATAATCAAATCACGCTCAATATCCGTGTACCTAGGCTTAAGCCCTTAAGTTTAGACGATTTCGCTTTCAAAGCAAGCGATCCAAAGGGTTTGAAAAATTTAGCGCTAAAAGGGCATAATATCCTCATTAGTGGGGAGACTTCAAGCGGTAAAACAAGCTTACTCAACGCTCTTTTAGACTGCGTCAATAAAAATGAAAGGGTGGTGAGCGTTGAAGACAGCCAAGAATTGGATTTAAAGGCGTTTAGTAATTGCGTGGGGCTTTTAGTGGGCAAGCAAGAGAACACGCGCTTTAATTATGAAGACGCTCTCAATATGGCCATGCGCTTAAACCCGGACAGGCTCATTGTGGGCGAGATTGACACCAGGAATGCGGCGCTTTTTTTGCGTTTAGGAAACACCGGGCATAAGGGCATGCTCTCAACCATTCACGCTAATAGCGCTCAAAACACTTTAGAAGCCCTTTCACTGAATTTGAGCATGCGCTATACGCATTCTTTGGATAAGGATTTGATGCGAGCGTATTTTAAGAGTGCGATTGATGTGATCGTGCATGTGAATAGGATCAATAATGAGCGCCAAATCGCTGAAGTCTTATGGACTAAAGAGCTTTAA